In Candidatus Poribacteria bacterium, the genomic window GATGACGAGGTCTCCCGCGAGACGTGGACGAGTCCCTGATAGAGCGCCAGGTTCGCATCGGCGGGAGCCAGGCGCGGCAGAACGTTCGCCATCGCCGTCAGGATCGTCAAGCCGGGGCCCCATCCGGCGCGGCGTCCTTGAGCCCCATAGAGCGCGCCGATCTGGACGGCATGCGACCCCGGCGCGTGATTGGCATCCAGCGCGATGACCGCCTTGGCGATGATGAGCCCCAGGTTCTGCTCCAACCCCTCGCGGAGCCGGCGCGTCCAGTGCTCGACCACATGCGAGCCGTTCGCGTGGGCATCGACCGAGACGGTGTCTCCCACGATCTGGACGGGATACGACGCGACGTCGTCCGCCCAGGGGTCGAAGGTGCATCCGCTGGCGACATCGAACCGCGCGTGATGCCAGTCGCAGATGAGAATCCCGTGCTGGAACGTGCCTTCGCTCAGGGGATAGCCCATGTGGGGACAGCGGTTGTCGAGCGCGCGCACCGCGTCTTCCGACCGGATGAGGACGACGGACGTGCCTTCGACGTTGACGGCGTGGAGCTCGCCCTCGCGGAGTTCACTCAGGCGGGCGCACGGGGTCCAGTGGGCGGCATTTGGCATGGTAACCTCCTTAGATGATTCGAGCGGCAGTCGAGGACTGCCTCAGCGGGCAGCGACGCGGGCGAGCGTGGCTCCCGCGATGCACGCCGCGATGCCCATCGCGACGCTTCCGAACAGGTTCCCCGCGAAGGCGTGCCATCTCCCGTCGGACGCCAATCCCAGGGATTCCTGACTGAAGGCTGAGAACGTCGTGAACGCGCCGAGAAGTCCGGTTCCAAAGAAGAGCCGGTACTCCGTCGGAACCGCGAAAGGCGTCGCGTTCAGCGAAACGAGAAAGCCCAGCACGAACGAACCGGTGACGTTAACCACCAGCGTTCCGGCGGGAAACCCGATCAGCCACCGCCCGAACCACTCGACGACGACGAACCGAAACACCGAACCCACGAAGCCGCCAATCCCGACGAGCACGACCTGTTTCATCCCCGCCCCTTCGGACCGCTATCCACGTCGGACTGACCTCACCGCCTCGACGAGGGACCGGACGAACGCCTGCGTCCGTGGCACGATCTCCGCCGGCGCGTCCAGATACCGCTCGATCGTGTTGACGATGGCGCTGCCGACGATGACGCCGTCCGCGAGAGCCGCCACGCTGGACGCCTGCTCCGGCGTCGAAATGCCGAACCCGACGCACACGGGCTTGTCCGTCACCTCACGCAGCCGGTTCACCAGCGGCGACACATCGGCGGAGACCGTTTCCCTCGCGCCCGTGACGCCCGTGACCGATACCAGGTAGATGAACCCCGTCGCTGCGGCGGCAACCGTCGCGAGCCGCTCCTGGGTGCTCGTCGGCGCGACGAGAAAGACCGTCGCGATCCCATTCTCCCGCGCCGGCGGAATGAGCTCGTCGGCGTCCTCCGGCGGCAGGTCGGGGATGATGAGCCCGTCGACGCCCGCCGATGCCGCGTCGCGGCAGAACCGCTCGACGCCATAACGGAAGAAGGGGTTGTAGTAGCCCATCAGCGCGATGGGCAGCTCGGATGTACGCCGCACATCTTCCACCAAGCCCAGTATAGCCTTCAGCCGCGTTCCCGCGCCCAGTGCTCTGCCGGTCGCCCTCTCGACGCTGGGTCCATCGGCGATGGGGTCGGAGAAGGGCACGCCGAGCTCGACCATATCGGCGCCCGCGTCCTCGAAGGCGGCTAGGAGCTCGCGCGTGACGGACAGCGACGGATCGCCGGCGGCGATG contains:
- the crcB gene encoding fluoride efflux transporter CrcB, with protein sequence MKQVVLVGIGGFVGSVFRFVVVEWFGRWLIGFPAGTLVVNVTGSFVLGFLVSLNATPFAVPTEYRLFFGTGLLGAFTTFSAFSQESLGLASDGRWHAFAGNLFGSVAMGIAACIAGATLARVAAR
- a CDS encoding tryptophan synthase subunit alpha; this translates as MSANRIKRLFDRLRAEGSCAFMPYIAAGDPSLSVTRELLAAFEDAGADMVELGVPFSDPIADGPSVERATGRALGAGTRLKAILGLVEDVRRTSELPIALMGYYNPFFRYGVERFCRDAASAGVDGLIIPDLPPEDADELIPPARENGIATVFLVAPTSTQERLATVAAAATGFIYLVSVTGVTGARETVSADVSPLVNRLREVTDKPVCVGFGISTPEQASSVAALADGVIVGSAIVNTIERYLDAPAEIVPRTQAFVRSLVEAVRSVRRG